From the genome of Blautia pseudococcoides, one region includes:
- a CDS encoding type II secretion system F family protein, whose translation MKYKKTLTGEKKAFAAGMAVVLLANAAGLTTYILENKRAGKEKMEYLERREYGQGDYEEELTVKSGQGKQNITVRVREKEYKPSEAREILNRVKDKMPSLIPGKNSSLDKIRYPLHLPDRSPDFPVNMSWSTDMPEVLNWEGKIGENTGEGGTKVNLTCELSLGQETERWEKEVTVYPEKITREERLQREVQKVVDTQNNVSEEKIKLPGKVDGTKVIFQKEQSGNGVLICLFGTSFGLLILPLYREKEKEKDREKKAQMQADYPDIVSRILLFLQAGLTVHSAVEKIAKDYINSCKMYGQKKRAAYEELVETYREMEGGMPEIQAYERLGNRCNTPEYKVLSVLLVQNLKKGNQGVLALLERETTAAVEERKRAAKISGEQASTKLLGPMFIQLGLVMALIMIPAFLSFY comes from the coding sequence TTGAAGTATAAGAAAACCCTGACTGGGGAGAAAAAAGCGTTTGCAGCCGGCATGGCAGTTGTTTTACTGGCGAATGCGGCCGGCCTTACCACGTATATCCTGGAAAATAAGCGGGCCGGAAAAGAGAAAATGGAATATCTGGAGCGGCGGGAATATGGCCAGGGTGATTATGAGGAAGAACTGACAGTAAAGTCAGGGCAGGGAAAGCAGAATATAACGGTCCGTGTCCGTGAAAAAGAATACAAACCGAGTGAGGCAAGAGAAATTCTCAATCGGGTAAAAGATAAGATGCCCTCACTTATCCCAGGGAAGAACAGCAGCCTGGATAAAATCCGCTATCCCCTTCATCTGCCGGATCGCAGCCCTGATTTTCCTGTAAATATGTCGTGGAGCACTGACATGCCTGAAGTGTTGAACTGGGAAGGAAAAATCGGAGAAAATACTGGGGAGGGCGGCACAAAAGTAAACCTAACGTGCGAGTTGAGTCTGGGGCAGGAGACGGAACGGTGGGAAAAAGAAGTGACGGTCTATCCGGAGAAGATCACCCGTGAAGAAAGACTGCAGAGGGAGGTGCAGAAGGTGGTGGATACACAGAACAATGTCTCTGAGGAGAAGATAAAACTGCCGGGAAAAGTGGACGGAACCAAGGTCATTTTTCAGAAAGAACAGAGCGGAAACGGCGTGCTGATCTGCCTTTTCGGGACATCTTTTGGTCTGCTGATCCTCCCTTTGTACAGAGAAAAAGAGAAGGAAAAAGACAGGGAAAAAAAGGCCCAAATGCAGGCAGATTATCCCGATATTGTGAGCAGGATATTACTGTTTCTGCAGGCAGGACTGACGGTGCACAGTGCAGTGGAAAAGATTGCAAAAGACTACATCAACAGTTGCAAAATGTATGGTCAAAAGAAGCGCGCTGCCTATGAAGAACTTGTGGAGACTTATAGAGAAATGGAAGGCGGTATGCCCGAGATACAGGCATATGAGAGGTTGGGAAACCGTTGTAATACACCGGAATATAAGGTGCTTTCCGTGCTGTTGGTACAGAATCTAAAGAAGGGAAATCAGGGTGTATTAGCCCTTCTGGAACGGGAAACTACGGCTGCTGTGGAGGAGCGGAAAAGGGCGGCAAAAATTAGCGGGGAGCAGGCATCTACAAAACTTTTAGGCCCTATGTTTATACAGCTTGGGTTGGTTATGGCACTGATCATGATTCCTGCTTTTCTGAGTTTTTATTAG
- a CDS encoding Flp1 family type IVb pilin, which produces MKIFRDFYDDESGITVIEIVLVLVVLIGLVIIFKKQLTSLIQSILSKITSQSNSI; this is translated from the coding sequence ATGAAGATATTCAGGGATTTTTATGATGATGAATCAGGAATCACTGTGATTGAAATCGTGCTGGTGTTGGTGGTGCTGATTGGGCTTGTCATCATTTTTAAGAAACAGCTCACCAGCCTCATACAGAGCATTCTTTCAAAAATCACAAGCCAGAGTAACAGTATTTAG
- a CDS encoding CpaF family protein, translated as MEVFSELRNSLMERLDSMWESTDEEVMELIDRLLMAEGRRLGLNLGQKSALRRELFSSIRKLDVLQELLEDSCVTEIMVNGWQHIFVEREGRISLWEKHFTSPEKLDDVIQQIAGKCNRVINTLHPIVDARLENGSRVNAVIAPAALNGPILTIRQFPKEPVTIERLLSLGSVTEEALGLLLPLVRAKYTILIGGGTGAGKTTMLNALSEFIPEDERIITIEDNAELQIQGIPNLVRLECRAANIEESQEITMSDLLKTALRMRPDRIIVGEVRSDAEELLQAVNVGAEGSMSTIHANSCNDMISRLETMVLMGINLPLPAVRRQIAAGFDIFVHLGRLRDKTRRILEICEIDGMADGEILLNPLFLYEEERGLVQKGKLRHREKLEKAGMTLEDGL; from the coding sequence ATGGAGGTATTTTCAGAACTTAGGAACAGCCTGATGGAACGGCTGGACAGTATGTGGGAGAGTACGGATGAGGAGGTGATGGAGCTTATTGACCGTCTGCTTATGGCGGAGGGAAGAAGACTTGGACTGAATCTGGGGCAGAAAAGCGCGCTGCGCCGGGAATTATTTAGTTCCATCCGCAAATTGGATGTGCTGCAGGAGCTTTTGGAGGATTCCTGCGTTACGGAGATCATGGTAAATGGGTGGCAGCATATTTTTGTGGAGCGGGAGGGCAGGATCTCCCTCTGGGAAAAGCATTTTACATCCCCGGAAAAGCTGGATGATGTGATCCAGCAGATCGCCGGAAAATGCAACCGGGTGATCAATACCCTGCATCCCATTGTAGATGCCAGACTGGAGAATGGTTCCAGGGTCAATGCCGTCATAGCACCTGCGGCACTGAACGGCCCCATTCTCACCATACGCCAATTCCCAAAAGAACCGGTCACCATAGAGCGGCTGCTCTCCTTAGGGAGTGTGACGGAGGAAGCGCTTGGACTGCTGCTCCCTCTGGTGCGCGCCAAGTACACCATCCTCATCGGAGGAGGGACCGGGGCGGGCAAGACCACCATGCTGAACGCATTGTCCGAGTTCATTCCTGAGGATGAGAGAATCATAACCATAGAGGATAACGCAGAGCTTCAGATACAGGGGATTCCCAATCTGGTGAGGCTGGAGTGCAGGGCAGCCAATATAGAAGAGTCGCAGGAGATCACCATGTCTGACTTGTTAAAGACTGCTTTGAGGATGCGGCCGGATAGAATTATAGTAGGGGAGGTGAGAAGTGACGCGGAGGAACTGCTGCAGGCTGTCAATGTGGGGGCAGAGGGCAGTATGTCCACTATTCATGCCAACAGCTGTAATGACATGATATCAAGGCTGGAGACCATGGTTCTCATGGGAATCAACCTTCCCCTTCCGGCGGTCAGGAGACAGATAGCAGCGGGGTTTGATATATTTGTACATCTGGGACGGCTCAGGGACAAGACCCGCAGGATCCTGGAAATCTGTGAGATAGACGGGATGGCGGACGGGGAAATACTTTTGAATCCACTGTTTCTGTACGAGGAGGAAAGGGGCCTTGTACAGAAAGGAAAACTGAGACACAGAGAAAAATTAGAAAAGGCGGGGATGACACTTGAAGATGGATTATGA
- a CDS encoding type II secretion system F family protein produces MDYEHYKLTILEWARYLGESVLICVIIDALCYQSLITFLFMLPIPFWYIRQRKRQLLLLRRRRLHHQFRDALNALGAGISAGYSLENAVLEAGKDMNRIYGPDREISRELAYMAAQMRVSVPVEKLFYDLGHRSRVEDIRSFSEILAQSKRMGGNMRETIQNCVRIMEDKIDVKKEIDAMLAARKMEQNIMSFMPVGIILYMRLTSPGFMDVLYHNAAGVCIMTAGLGCYAGAFIWGRRIVEIEV; encoded by the coding sequence ATGGATTATGAACACTACAAACTGACAATTCTGGAATGGGCCAGATATCTGGGGGAGAGCGTACTCATCTGCGTGATCATAGATGCGCTGTGCTACCAGAGTTTGATCACCTTTCTGTTTATGCTGCCCATTCCTTTCTGGTATATCAGGCAGAGAAAAAGGCAGCTCCTTCTGCTGAGGCGCAGAAGGCTCCATCACCAGTTCAGGGATGCGCTGAATGCGCTGGGGGCGGGAATCTCAGCCGGATATTCCCTGGAGAACGCGGTTTTGGAAGCCGGAAAGGATATGAACCGGATATACGGGCCTGACAGGGAGATATCCAGAGAACTTGCATATATGGCAGCACAGATGCGCGTCAGCGTTCCGGTGGAAAAACTATTTTATGACCTGGGACACAGAAGCCGGGTGGAGGATATCCGCAGTTTTTCCGAGATTCTGGCACAGTCTAAGCGTATGGGAGGTAATATGCGGGAGACCATTCAGAACTGTGTAAGGATCATGGAGGATAAGATTGATGTAAAAAAGGAGATTGACGCCATGCTGGCTGCAAGAAAAATGGAACAGAACATCATGAGCTTCATGCCGGTTGGTATTATACTCTATATGCGTCTGACCTCACCGGGGTTTATGGATGTGCTGTACCACAATGCTGCCGGGGTCTGCATTATGACTGCCGGACTTGGCTGTTACGCGGGAGCTTTTATCTGGGGCAGGAGGATTGTGGAGATTGAAGTATAA
- the ybaK gene encoding Cys-tRNA(Pro) deacylase, with protein MAKNKDKEVKTNAMRILDKNKIPYETITYACDEFIDGLHTAEKTGAPVEQSFKTLVARGKSKEYYVLVLPIAEEVDLKAAARVLGEKSIEMIHVKDITAVTGYVRGGCSPLGMKKQYKTIIQESAEKYSGIYVSGGRIGSTIKVNPVDLARAAHAAFAAFTVKG; from the coding sequence ATGGCAAAAAACAAGGACAAAGAAGTGAAGACAAATGCCATGAGGATCCTGGATAAAAATAAGATTCCCTATGAGACCATCACCTATGCGTGTGATGAATTCATAGACGGCCTGCACACGGCAGAGAAGACAGGGGCTCCGGTGGAGCAGTCTTTTAAAACGCTGGTAGCCCGGGGAAAGAGTAAGGAATACTATGTTCTGGTCCTCCCTATTGCAGAGGAGGTGGACTTAAAAGCCGCAGCCAGGGTGCTGGGTGAAAAATCCATTGAGATGATCCATGTAAAAGATATCACGGCAGTGACCGGATATGTGAGAGGCGGGTGTAGTCCTCTTGGCATGAAAAAGCAGTATAAGACCATCATCCAGGAGAGCGCTGAGAAATACAGCGGGATTTATGTGAGCGGGGGAAGGATCGGTTCAACTATTAAGGTGAACCCTGTGGATCTGGCGCGGGCGGCCCATGCCGCTTTTGCTGCTTTTACTGTAAAAGGGTAA
- a CDS encoding A24 family peptidase, with protein MSLATCMALFFSIGAVCTDLFLEKVPNKWILLGLAAGAGCQGLSHGAGGIPLFLGGVFLPLLLLFPLFCFRMMGAGDIKLMAVLGGILGVSGILKGMFCAFILGAVLSLAFLISCGNLRERFSYFFHYLKVCKEKHCPVPYGKQGAQAENLHFTVPILLGIMLYAGGFC; from the coding sequence ATGTCTTTAGCCACATGCATGGCATTGTTTTTTTCCATCGGGGCGGTCTGCACCGATCTGTTTCTGGAAAAGGTGCCTAACAAATGGATCCTCCTGGGGCTTGCGGCAGGCGCCGGGTGCCAGGGGCTGTCACACGGCGCGGGAGGGATACCGCTGTTTTTGGGAGGTGTGTTTTTGCCGCTGCTGCTGCTGTTTCCGCTGTTCTGTTTTCGTATGATGGGAGCAGGTGATATTAAGCTTATGGCTGTACTTGGCGGAATCCTGGGTGTTTCCGGTATCCTGAAAGGGATGTTCTGCGCCTTTATTCTGGGCGCTGTACTTTCTTTGGCATTTCTTATTTCCTGCGGGAATCTGCGGGAACGTTTTTCTTATTTTTTCCATTATCTGAAAGTCTGTAAAGAGAAGCATTGTCCTGTTCCCTATGGGAAACAGGGGGCACAGGCGGAGAATCTGCATTTTACCGTGCCTATACTTCTGGGGATCATGCTGTATGCGGGAGGTTTTTGTTGA
- a CDS encoding MATE family efflux transporter — MKQTENIMGTKKVLPLLVSMSIPPMVSMMIQALYNIVDSMYVARVSENALTAVSLAYPLQNLILAVSVGFGIGLNACVARALGAKNVKETEAAAAHGMILTAVHSILFILVGLLLVKPFIGMFTQDAQIYKMSCEYASIVLCFSFGSMYHLFAEKIFQSVGNMVLPMFFQAIGAVLNIILDPIMIFGLLGFPAMGVKGAAVATVTAQITAGIIAMVCYLKKCTQVKLDFHGFRFDWEIVKKIYMVGIPSAIMISMPSLLVGALNSILAAFSGTAIAAFGLYIKIQSFVYMPANGVVQGMRPIMSYNYGAGSRKRMMETLKSSLQVAGAIMFLGTVLFLACPEWIMKLFDAGDEMMRLGVPMLRIISLGFVVSTVGCVLSGSFEALGQGLHSLLISILRQLVIIVPLSALFCRIWGIYGVWVTFPLAEAIAAAAAVILFKRYMKRSEM; from the coding sequence ATGAAACAGACAGAAAATATCATGGGGACAAAAAAGGTGCTTCCGCTTCTTGTTTCCATGTCCATACCACCCATGGTGTCCATGATGATACAGGCACTTTACAATATTGTGGACAGCATGTATGTTGCAAGGGTCAGTGAAAATGCCCTGACAGCAGTTTCCCTGGCCTATCCCCTCCAGAATTTGATCCTGGCAGTGTCCGTGGGCTTTGGCATTGGTCTGAATGCCTGCGTTGCCAGGGCTTTGGGGGCAAAAAATGTAAAAGAGACAGAGGCAGCGGCAGCTCATGGTATGATACTGACAGCCGTGCACAGTATCCTCTTCATACTGGTTGGCCTTCTGCTGGTAAAACCCTTTATTGGCATGTTTACCCAGGATGCGCAGATTTATAAAATGAGTTGTGAGTACGCCAGTATTGTGCTTTGCTTTTCTTTTGGCAGCATGTACCACCTCTTTGCAGAGAAAATCTTTCAGTCCGTGGGCAATATGGTACTCCCCATGTTCTTCCAGGCCATCGGTGCGGTTCTGAATATTATTCTGGACCCCATCATGATCTTCGGACTGCTGGGATTCCCTGCTATGGGAGTGAAAGGGGCAGCGGTGGCTACTGTCACGGCACAGATCACAGCGGGGATCATAGCTATGGTCTGCTATCTGAAGAAATGCACCCAGGTAAAACTGGACTTTCACGGTTTTCGCTTTGACTGGGAAATTGTAAAAAAGATTTATATGGTGGGTATCCCCTCTGCCATTATGATTTCCATGCCCTCCCTGCTGGTAGGTGCCTTGAACTCCATACTGGCCGCCTTTTCAGGGACTGCTATTGCGGCTTTTGGGCTGTACATTAAGATCCAGTCCTTTGTATATATGCCGGCCAACGGGGTGGTACAGGGAATGCGGCCCATTATGAGCTACAATTACGGGGCAGGCAGCAGGAAGAGAATGATGGAGACACTGAAAAGCAGCCTTCAGGTGGCTGGTGCCATTATGTTTCTGGGGACTGTACTCTTTCTGGCGTGTCCGGAATGGATCATGAAGCTGTTTGATGCAGGGGATGAAATGATGCGGCTGGGGGTTCCCATGCTGCGCATTATCAGCCTTGGTTTTGTGGTGTCCACTGTAGGATGCGTACTCTCCGGCTCTTTTGAGGCACTGGGACAGGGACTGCACTCCCTTCTGATCTCCATACTGAGACAGCTTGTGATCATTGTGCCGCTGTCTGCTTTGTTCTGCAGAATATGGGGCATATACGGCGTGTGGGTGACTTTCCCTCTGGCGGAGGCCATTGCAGCGGCAGCAGCAGTGATTCTGTTTAAACGGTACATGAAGAGATCAGAGATGTAG
- a CDS encoding GDSL-type esterase/lipase family protein: MGIIVFLGDSITDAGRMTSDNPLGDGYVSEFAAYITGTNPNWRVLNKGVDGNITERIAGVLQRDCISYHPDYVSILVGINDVGLIVQADVSEQEKLYMLEDSIRAYHEMLFDLSRETTAAVITLEPFLFPKQGTYDDWVPWQHKMSKNIRKLARNYSAHFIPLQKPLEQQIEKHGYDAITTDGIHLTRLGQKILADIVRNAFQL; encoded by the coding sequence ATGGGTATCATTGTATTTTTAGGAGACAGCATTACCGATGCCGGCAGAATGACATCTGACAATCCTCTGGGTGATGGATATGTCAGCGAATTCGCGGCCTATATTACCGGAACCAACCCCAACTGGCGGGTTTTGAATAAAGGTGTGGACGGCAATATCACGGAGCGGATTGCCGGAGTTCTGCAGAGGGATTGTATTTCTTATCATCCGGATTACGTGAGTATTCTGGTGGGCATCAACGATGTGGGGCTTATTGTACAGGCTGACGTCTCGGAACAGGAAAAGCTTTATATGCTGGAGGACAGCATCCGCGCATATCATGAGATGCTTTTTGACCTATCCAGAGAAACCACAGCAGCAGTCATTACACTGGAACCGTTTCTTTTCCCGAAACAGGGAACGTATGACGACTGGGTGCCCTGGCAGCACAAAATGTCCAAAAATATCCGTAAGCTTGCCAGAAACTACAGTGCTCACTTTATTCCTCTGCAGAAGCCTCTGGAACAGCAGATTGAGAAGCACGGCTATGACGCCATCACCACGGACGGCATCCACCTGACCAGACTGGGACAAAAAATCCTGGCAGATATTGTCAGGAATGCTTTTCAGTTATAA
- a CDS encoding A24 family peptidase, with the protein MTEKITAGVLLAFMGWEDFRGKTVAAWKILLFLTGSFICAAVKTKGIPGEVWSAAQDSLVGSLPGILLLLFGRISGWAVGSADGMIVLILGIYLGFWQVLSVLSGAFILAVLAAGFLLAVRKKDRKYEIPFIPFLFAGMMFYLLIG; encoded by the coding sequence ATGACAGAGAAAATAACCGCAGGTGTTTTACTTGCGTTTATGGGATGGGAAGATTTCAGAGGGAAAACAGTTGCAGCCTGGAAAATCCTTTTATTTCTGACAGGAAGTTTTATATGTGCTGCGGTCAAGACAAAAGGGATTCCGGGGGAAGTATGGAGCGCTGCGCAGGACTCTCTGGTCGGCAGCCTTCCGGGTATCCTTCTTTTGCTCTTCGGAAGAATTTCAGGCTGGGCAGTAGGCAGTGCAGATGGAATGATTGTGTTGATTCTGGGAATCTACTTAGGATTCTGGCAGGTTCTCAGCGTATTGTCAGGTGCTTTCATATTGGCGGTACTGGCTGCCGGTTTTTTACTGGCAGTGCGGAAGAAAGACAGAAAGTATGAGATACCGTTCATCCCATTTTTATTTGCAGGGATGATGTTTTATCTCTTGATAGGATGA
- a CDS encoding P-loop NTPase family protein: MRKKVLAVCDEEASYACRFTAWLERKGHYPFEFIAFTGVDKVCDYVHTNPVELLLVAEGTMCPAVSGLPVKKLVVLDEEKGTVPAELPAVLKYQSCEKIMQEVTALYGEEARAEGRGAAAQRAMHVLGVYSPLGRVGKTSLALALGQFLARRYSVLFLNLEPYSGFEQLFSCGFERNLGDLFYYIRQKKGQPAVQLAAMVRGAGGLSYVPPVITPEDVEQITGEEWSGLLEELRLYSGYQVIILDLGGGITQASELFDACSKIYMPVCQDRVSEAKLAQYEAWLGSTGREDVLKKTEKLMLPSVTPQGEMPWPECLTVGRFGDYVRKLVQDGGIFRT, from the coding sequence TTGAGAAAAAAAGTGTTGGCAGTCTGTGATGAGGAGGCATCTTATGCCTGCAGATTCACCGCATGGCTGGAGAGAAAGGGACATTACCCTTTTGAGTTTATAGCTTTTACAGGGGTGGATAAAGTCTGCGATTATGTACATACGAATCCTGTGGAGCTGCTGCTGGTGGCAGAAGGAACCATGTGTCCTGCGGTCAGCGGTCTGCCTGTGAAAAAACTTGTGGTTTTAGACGAGGAGAAAGGCACAGTGCCCGCAGAGCTTCCCGCTGTGCTGAAATACCAGTCCTGCGAAAAGATCATGCAGGAGGTGACCGCCCTCTACGGGGAAGAAGCCCGGGCAGAGGGGAGGGGTGCTGCTGCCCAAAGGGCGATGCATGTTCTGGGAGTCTATTCCCCCCTGGGACGTGTGGGGAAGACTTCCCTTGCGCTGGCGCTGGGGCAGTTCCTTGCGAGAAGGTATTCTGTGCTTTTTTTAAACCTGGAACCGTATTCCGGTTTTGAGCAATTATTTTCCTGCGGGTTTGAGAGGAATCTGGGAGATCTGTTTTACTATATCCGGCAAAAAAAAGGACAGCCGGCAGTGCAGCTTGCCGCTATGGTGCGCGGGGCCGGAGGGCTTTCGTATGTGCCCCCGGTCATTACGCCGGAGGATGTGGAGCAGATTACCGGGGAGGAATGGAGCGGACTGTTGGAGGAACTCAGGCTTTACAGTGGGTATCAGGTGATCATTCTGGATCTTGGTGGGGGAATCACCCAGGCGTCAGAACTGTTTGATGCATGCAGCAAGATATATATGCCTGTCTGTCAAGACAGGGTTTCAGAGGCAAAGCTGGCGCAGTATGAGGCCTGGCTTGGAAGTACGGGGCGGGAAGATGTGTTGAAAAAGACGGAGAAGCTTATGCTTCCGTCAGTGACTCCCCAGGGGGAGATGCCGTGGCCGGAGTGCCTTACGGTGGGCAGATTTGGGGATTATGTGAGAAAGCTGGTGCAGGATGGAGGTATTTTCAGAACTTAG
- a CDS encoding DUF5702 domain-containing protein produces the protein MRQKGSMTIAMCMMLSVMLGILTAGIKLCREQYARVQAVNAVDTGLYSVFSEYEKDLLEEYDLFFLDSGYGGGAIDAFRVVQQMENSMDLTLKTGIRGSRRESCSIAGYRLASDNGGEAFCAQAAEAVREHLGTDAVKRLKEYLSNTGEVIEQQQEQKAAGVPPMPEEPVPDDTSVPGITPDNNPLEVIKRIRTMGILGLVLPDNAVISEKEADVSVFTSNRNLQKGMGSLGGRESGTSDKLFLQAYAMNKLGTYREPGNPGALDYQVEYIVGGRGSDRENLKKTVNRMLLLREAANAAYLYTDPEKRAQSGALAASLCTALLIPEGAFVVEKLLLLGWAYGESLLDVRQLMAGGKVPLVKNSASWQLALSDIGQIFSLLQDGQAKNTSGLDYNDYLQILLFTSSRNSLTFRCMDMIEQNIRLKPGKENFRIDSCMECLEMETCFLSPWGNRWTAVRSYGYDM, from the coding sequence ATGAGACAAAAGGGAAGTATGACAATTGCCATGTGTATGATGCTCTCTGTAATGCTTGGAATCCTTACGGCAGGTATCAAGCTATGCAGGGAACAGTATGCCCGTGTACAGGCTGTAAATGCAGTGGACACGGGATTGTATTCCGTATTCTCAGAGTATGAAAAGGATCTGCTGGAGGAGTATGACTTGTTTTTTCTGGACAGCGGGTACGGGGGAGGAGCCATAGATGCTTTCCGTGTGGTACAGCAAATGGAAAATTCCATGGATTTGACTCTAAAAACCGGCATCCGGGGAAGCAGACGGGAAAGCTGTTCTATTGCAGGGTACAGGCTGGCCTCCGATAACGGCGGGGAGGCATTCTGCGCACAGGCAGCAGAGGCTGTCAGAGAACATCTGGGCACGGATGCCGTGAAACGTCTGAAGGAGTATCTCAGCAATACCGGAGAGGTGATAGAACAGCAGCAGGAACAAAAGGCGGCCGGAGTCCCTCCCATGCCGGAGGAACCAGTGCCGGATGACACGTCTGTACCGGGGATCACCCCGGATAACAATCCCCTGGAGGTGATAAAGCGTATACGGACTATGGGGATTTTAGGGCTGGTTCTCCCTGACAATGCAGTTATTTCCGAAAAGGAAGCAGATGTTTCCGTTTTCACTTCAAACCGAAATCTGCAGAAGGGGATGGGAAGTTTAGGAGGCCGTGAATCCGGTACATCCGATAAGCTTTTTCTCCAGGCATACGCAATGAATAAACTGGGAACTTACAGAGAACCGGGGAATCCGGGAGCCCTTGATTATCAGGTAGAATACATTGTTGGCGGCAGAGGCAGCGACAGGGAAAATCTGAAAAAGACAGTGAACAGGATGCTGCTGCTGCGTGAGGCCGCAAACGCGGCGTATCTTTATACAGACCCGGAAAAGCGGGCACAGTCCGGTGCACTGGCGGCATCACTGTGCACGGCACTTCTGATACCGGAGGGGGCTTTTGTAGTTGAAAAACTGCTTCTGCTGGGGTGGGCCTACGGGGAAAGCCTTTTGGACGTGCGCCAGCTGATGGCAGGCGGGAAGGTCCCTCTGGTAAAAAACAGTGCGAGCTGGCAGCTTGCACTTTCGGATATAGGACAGATATTTTCACTGCTGCAGGACGGGCAGGCAAAAAATACTTCCGGCCTGGATTATAACGACTATCTGCAGATACTGTTGTTCACATCCTCCAGGAACAGCCTGACATTTCGCTGTATGGATATGATAGAGCAGAACATACGACTGAAACCCGGAAAGGAAAATTTTCGTATAGATTCCTGTATGGAATGTCTGGAGATGGAAACCTGTTTTCTGAGCCCATGGGGAAACAGGTGGACAGCAGTCCGAAGCTATGGATATGACATGTGA
- a CDS encoding TadE/TadG family type IV pilus assembly protein, which yields MPGVKGRNQWNRKEWYSLQQKGSLTLESAAALPLYFLAMVMLISMMDIFRIQTILVSALSQSAKELGMYAYSIDGESKSPVGAVTDAACTAYASAEIQKRIKEENLTGIVGKQAGITLLGSKYQNGIITLKANYLYRSPAAVFPVLPVKIKAAVSAQAWLGYEGDKYGSADEGPGEEMVYVTDYESVYHTSEDCTHIKLTVKYVGIQNALQGKNQYGNKYHPCEKCMKGHGNDRFVYITEKGNRYHSNSSCGGLSRHVRLMKKSEAENRSACSRCREK from the coding sequence TTGCCCGGTGTAAAAGGCAGAAATCAATGGAATAGAAAGGAATGGTACTCTCTTCAGCAAAAAGGCAGTCTGACACTGGAGAGTGCGGCTGCCCTTCCTCTTTATTTTCTGGCAATGGTAATGCTTATCAGTATGATGGATATCTTCCGCATCCAGACAATTCTGGTGTCCGCGCTCAGCCAGAGCGCCAAAGAGCTGGGAATGTATGCATACAGTATTGACGGGGAGAGTAAATCACCCGTGGGAGCAGTGACGGACGCTGCCTGTACTGCATATGCATCTGCGGAGATACAGAAGAGGATAAAGGAAGAAAATCTTACCGGAATTGTGGGAAAACAGGCGGGGATCACACTGCTGGGTTCAAAGTATCAGAATGGTATTATAACCCTGAAAGCCAACTATCTGTACAGAAGTCCGGCAGCAGTATTTCCGGTCCTGCCGGTAAAGATAAAGGCTGCAGTCAGTGCGCAGGCCTGGCTGGGATATGAGGGGGATAAATACGGCAGTGCAGATGAAGGGCCGGGGGAGGAGATGGTTTATGTGACAGATTATGAAAGTGTATATCATACCTCAGAGGATTGTACCCATATAAAGCTTACGGTAAAGTATGTGGGAATACAGAATGCCTTACAGGGCAAAAACCAGTACGGGAATAAGTATCATCCCTGTGAAAAATGTATGAAGGGGCATGGGAATGACAGGTTTGTGTATATTACGGAAAAAGGAAACCGTTACCACAGCAACAGTTCGTGCGGCGGTTTGTCACGGCATGTACGGCTGATGAAGAAATCTGAGGCGGAGAACAGGAGTGCCTGTTCACGCTGCAGGGAAAAATAG